CCAAAGTGTTGGGTGAGTTGGTTGAAGGTTTCCGCACGGGTGGGGTAGGCTTCTATTTCCGCGTGGGTGCAAAAGGTGGCTGGATTCACGCAGACACTGGCCCGGAACGCAAATGGCGTGGTTAAATAAAGCCATCTAAAAAAGCAACAGTGCGAGGGTGGTTTTTTGGCAGTTTTCCAGCGTTTCGCAAAATCGGCAGGGTTGGCTTACAAGGCGGGTAAATTCACCATCGCAACAGCGTTGTGCCTGTCACTTGCTGCGTGTGGCAAGGCGCCCAACAACCCCTATGTTGAAACTGCGGCTGACCAGCAGACCAAGACCCTCTACACCGCTTTTACTGCGCGCCCGAAACACCTGGACCCCGCACAGTCCTACACCTCTGATGAAGCCGAGTTCACCTATCAGGTGTACGAACCGCTTTTTCAATACCACTACCTGAAACGCCCTTACCAGCTTGAGCCCTTGGCTGCCGCAGAAATGCCAGTGCCAGTGTATCTGGATGCCCAGGGCAACGCCTTGCCCGAGGACGCCCCGATTGATTCGGTCAAAACCAGCGTTTACACCATCAAACTCAAGCCCGGAATCAGGTACCAGCCGCACCCGGCTTTTGCGAAAGACGGGCAGGGCAGTTTTCTTTACCACCAGCTGGGTGATGACGAGGCGCGCAAGTTCAACAGCCCCATGCAGTTTGAGGTTCAAGCCACCCGTGAACTGACCGCGCACGATTACGTGTACGAAATCAAGCGACTGGCCAGCTCACGCATTGTGTCGCCAATTCTCGGCCACATGGGTGATTACGTGGTGGGCTTGGGCGAACTGTCCAAAACCCTGCAAGAACACGACAAAGCTTTGAAGGCGCAGATTCAGAAAGACACAGGCAGTGCATTCCCGCCCGCCACATCTGACTTGCCATGGCTTGATTTGCGCCAGTTCGATTTGCCGGGCGCAAAAGCAATTGATGACCACACACTGGAAATTCGAGTCAACGGCAAATACCCCCAGTTTGTCTATTGGTTGGCCATGCCATTTTTTGCCCCGATTCCCTGGGAAGCAGATGCGTTTTACAGCCAGAAAGGCTTTGTGGAAAACAACCTGGTACTCGACTGGTGGCCCGTGGGCACCGGCGCTTACATGCTGACCGAGAATGATCCGAATTCCCGCATGGTGCTGTCACGTAACCCGAATCACCGGGGTGAACCTTATCCCTCTGAGGGCGAGCCCGAGGATGTGGCCCGCGGTCTGTTGGCTGATGCGGGCAAAACCATGCCATTCATAGACCGGGTGGTGTTCACCCGCGAGAAAGAGGGCATTCCCTACTGGAACAAGTTTCTGCAGGGCTATTACGACACTTCGGGCGTTAGCGCCGACACGTTTGACCAGGCCATTCGCGCCAGTACCGACGGTGACGCCGCCCTGACCCCGGAAATGGAAGAAAAGGGAATTCGCCTGGAAACTTCACTGGCCACCAGCCTGTTTTACCTGGGGTTCAACTGGCTTGACCCGGTGGTTGGGCCCGGAAATACGCCGGAGGAAGCGCGCCGCGCCAAGTTGCTTCGGCAGGCCATTGCCATTGCCGTGGATTGGGAAGAATTCTCGCAAATTTTCACCAATGGACGCGCCATGCCCGCGCATGGCCCGGTGCCGCCCGGCCTGTTCGGTTTCGAAGAAGGCGAGGCCGGTTACAACACGCAGGTGTACAACATTGTGGATGGCAAGCCTGTTCGCAAACCGATTGAAGAGGCGCTGACCTTGCTGAAACAGGCGGGCTATGAAAACGGCATGGACCCGAAAACCCGTCAGCCCTTGACCTTGGCACTGGACACCACTGGCGGCGGCCCCGGCGACAAGGCCCGGTTTGACTGGTATCGAAAACAGTTTGCCAAGCTGAACATGCAGCTGGACATTCGCGCCACTGACTGGAACCGCTTTCAGGAAAAAATTCGCAAGGGCAACGCGCAACTGTTCTTCTTGGGCTGGAATGCCGATTACCCCGATCCGGAAAACTTCTTGTTCCTGCTGTATGGGCCGAACAGCCGCGCCAAAACTGCGGGTGAAAATGCCTCGAACTATTCCAATGCGCAATACGACGCCCTGTTTGAACGCATGAAAACCATGCCCAACAACGACGAGCGTGCGGAGATCATTTCAACCATGACTGACCTGGTGCAAGACGACGTACCGTGGTTGTTTGCTTTCGTGCCCAAGCAGTTCGGTTTGATTCACGACTGGCATGGCAACGTGAAGCCCAACGATTTGGCCCGCAACAGCATCAAGTACAAAACCATTGACACCACCAAGCGAGACGCTGCGCGAAATGAATGGAACAAGCCGGACTGGTGGCCCATCCCCGTGTTGCTGCTGGCCCTGGCCTTGTTCATCTGGCCTGCATGGGCTGCGTGGAAACGCCGTGAACAGGCGATTGGAATTCGTGAAGAACTGGCTGACGTCGCAGGGGGGCACCGCTGATGAGCAGTTATTTGGTGCGCCGTGTGTTGTACGGTTTGTTGGTGTTGCTGGGTGTCAACCTGATTACCTTTGTGCTGTTTTTTCAGGTCAACAGCCCTGACGACATGGCGCGCATGGCCTTGGGTGGCAAACGTGTGGCACAGGAATCAGTTGATCAATGGAAGCGCGAACGCGGTTACGATTTGCCATTGCTCTACAACAGCCAGGCAGAAGGTGTTGGCAAGTTAGGCGAAACTATTTTCTTTCAAAAATCCGTGCCCATGTTTGTGGGTGAATTTGGCAGTTCAGACGACGGTCGAAACATTGCTGGTGAAATCGCCAAGCGTGCAGGCCCCAGTTTGGCGCTCGCCGTGCCTGTGTTCATACTCGGCCTGTTTTTGAACATTGTGTTGTCGCTGTTGCTGACCTTTTTCCGGGGCACTTACCTTGATTTGACTGGCGTGGTGTTGTGCGTGTTGGCCATGTCAATTTCAGGTTTGTTTTACATCATTGGCGGACAATACCTGTTTTCCAAAACACTGGCACTGGTTCCAATTTCCGGATATGACGCCAGTGTTGAAGCCTGGCGCTTTTTGATACTGCCGGTCATCATCGGCGTGGTGAGTGGTTTGGGTGGTGGCACGCGTTGGTATCGCACCATTTTCCTCGAAGAAATCAACAAGGATTATGTTCGCACTGCGCGCGCCAAGGGCTTGTCGGAAGTACAGGTGTTGGGTCGGCATGTGTTGCGCAACGGCTTGATTCCTATCTTGACTGGCTCGGTCACCGTCATCCCGCTTCTGTTCATGGGTTCACTGATTTCAGAATCCTTCTTTGGCATTCCCGGCCTTGGCAGTTACACCATCGAGGCCATTCAGTCGCAGGACTTTGGTGTGGTGCGTGCCATGGTGTTCATTGGCTCTGCACTTTACCTCGTCGGGCTGATTTTGACTGACATTGCTTACACCATTGCGGACCCCCGGGTCCGTTTGGCCTGAGGAGCGCCAGCCAGCATGATGCCTACACTTTTACTGACTGACGCATTGATCTGGTTGCTGGTGTTCGGCCTGTTGGCCTATGCCCGTTCCGTCATCAAAAACCCCTTGTCCCGTGCCTCGTGGGGCTTGGTGTTTCAATCAAAAATTGCCAGCGCCAGCTTGGTGGTGCTGCTGTTGGCTGTGGTCATCACTTTGCTCGACAGTGTGCACTTGCGTTTGAATTCCGAGCAACAAAGCCGTTATGCCAGCCCCATTATTTCAGTGCTGGATGTGGCACTGGGTCCCTTGGCCTATGAGCGTGAAAAATCGTATTCAGCGCCCTTGGCGACCCGTGCCCTGAGCAAGGAATCCATGGAAGTGGATGGCAAACCGGTTCGCGATTACCCCCGTTTGAAGTTCGGGGGCGTGCATTTGAGCGATGAAAGCAACAAGGCTCAAGACCTGCTTCTGCGTGCCTATCAGGGCACTTTGGGTGGGGCTGTGTTGTGGGCGTTTTTTCTGGCTGCACTGTGGGTAATTCGCCGTGCCATGGCACCGGCAGTTGCGCAAAACAGCATTGGTGTTTTCACGGGTAGCGGTGCCTACCAAGCGGTGGTGTGGACTCTGTTCGTGCTGTGCATTCTTGGCGGTGTGGTGTCGAAATGGGCTGAGGCTTATCACGTGCTGGGTACCGACAAGGTGGGTGTAGATGTGTTCTACATTGCCTTGAAAGGTTTGCGCACAGCCATGTTGATTGGCCTGTTGACCACCTTGTTGACCCTGCCGGTGGGCATTGCGATGGGTTTGGCGGCGGGCTATTTCCGTGGGTGGGTTGATGATGTCATTCAGTACATTTACACCACGCTGAATTCCATTCCTTCTGTGTTGCTGATTGCCGCCACAGTGCTGATGTTGCAGGTGGCACTGGATGCCAACCCGGACGCATTTGCCTCATCGGTTGAAAAGGCTGACTTGCGGCTCTTTTTCCTGTGCGCCATTCTGGGCTTGACCAGCTGGACAGGCTTGGCCCGTTTGATTCGCGGAGAAGTGCTGAAGATGCGCGAACAGGATTACATTCTGGCTGCGCGTGCCAGTGGCGTGTCGAGTGTGAAAATTCTGTTCTCGCATTTGTTGCCCAACCTGATGCACCTGATCCTGATTGCCATGGTCATGGATTTTTCAGGGTTGGTACTGGCTGAAGCTGTGCTCAGTTACGTGGGCGTGGGTGTTGACCCCAGCACCTTCAGCTACGGCACCATGATCAATGCCGCACGGCTTGAGCTAAGTCGCGACCCCGTGGTGTGGTGGAGCCTTGTGGCCGCTTTCGTGTTCATGCTCTTGCTGGTGTTGTCGGCCAACCTGTTTGCCGATGCCGTGCGTGATGCATTCGATCCCCGGGCACGCCAGTTGAAACAATCGTTGGTGAGGGTGTAAGCGTATGAGTCTGCTCGACATCCATGGATTAAGCACGCGTTTGGCCAGTGAGGCTGGCTGGGTGCATGCGCTGGATGATTTGTCCCTGGCCATTGAAAAAGGTCAGACCTTTGCCTTGGTGGGTGAATCGGGTTGTGGCAAGTCCATGACTGCACTCAGTATTGCCCGCCTGTTGCCTGACAGCGGTGCGATTGTCGCCGGAAGGGTCTGTTTAGGCGAAGGCTCAAGCTCAACAAGCACGACAAGCACCGATGTGTTGCGCATCAGCGAAACCGCCATGCGCACCTTGCGCGGCAAGCGCATTGCCATGATTTTTCAAGAACCGGGTACCAGTTTGAACCCGGTGATGACAGTGGGTGATCAGCTGACTGAGGTGATTTGCCTGCACACCGGCGCAAGCAAGCAGCAGGCCTTGCAGGAAGCCGCACAGTGGCTTGAACGGGTTGGTATTCCTGAACCAGCCAAGCGTTTGCAGCAGTATCCGTTTGAAATGTCGGGCGGCCAAAAACAGCGGGTGATGATTGCCATGGCCTTGAGCGTCAAGCCAGACCTGCTGATTGCCGATGAACCCACCACCGCGCTGGATGTGTCCATTCAGGCGCAGGTTCTGGATTTGCTCAAAACCCTGCAGCGTGAGCAGGGCATGGCCATGTTGTTGATCACACACGACCTTGCGATTGTGAAACAAATGGCCGACACCGTGGGTTTGATGTACGCGGGTCAACTGGTTGAAAAAGCCAGCGTGGCCGAGTTTTTTGCACGCCCCCGGCACCCTTATGCGCACGCCTTGGTGAAGTCGCTGCCCAGCCAGGCCCAGCGCGGTCATGCACTGTATGCGCTTGAGGGGCGGGTGCCTTCGCTGGTGAATCCCAAGCCGGGTTGCCGGTTCGAAGCCCGCTGCATTCACGCACAAGAGAACTGCAGCGTCACCACCCCTGAATTGTTGCAAGCCAGCGAAACCCACACCGTGCGGTGCTTTTACCACGCTGATTTGTCGTTTAAAAAGCCAGGCGCAGATGCTGTGCCCACTGTCGATTCAATCTCTTCAGCTGCCGCAGCCAAAGTGGTATTGCAAACTGTCTCGCTTTCGGTTGCTTACCCTGAGAAAAAGGGCGTGTTTCAGAAATCATTCAAGCCGGTGTTGAACAAACTCGATTTGACCCTGTTGCAAGGCCGCACGGTGGCGCTTGTTGGCGAATCAGGTTCCGGAAAAACCACTGCGGCGCGCGCCTTGTTGGGTTTGTTGGGCAGCAATGCCAAGGTAGGCGGTGATGTGCTGATGGAAAGCAGGCCGCTTCGCCAATGGGCGGAACGTGGGCCACACGGGTGGCGTTCCCGCATTCAGTTTGTGTTTCAGGATCCCTTTGCCTCGTTGAACCCACGCCACCGCATTGCGGAAATTCTTGAAGAGCCATTGATCAGTTTGCGGCCTGACCTGGATGCGCCAGCGCGCCAGGCGCGCATTGCAAAAGTGATTGAACAGGTCAGCATGCCCGTTGAAGCCTTGGCTCGCTTTCCGCACGAGTTTTCAGGTGGGCAGCGCCAACGCATTGCCATTGCGCGGGCCCTCGTGTCTGAGCCAAAAATCCTGATTTGTGATGAGCCTACGTCTGCACTGGATGTGTCTGTTCAGGCTCAAATTCTGAATTTGCTCAAGCGTTTGCAAAATGAAACCGGTGTGGCGATGTTATTCATCACGCACAATCTGGCTGTAGTGCAATACCTTGCTGACGAGGTGGTGGTGTTGCGGCACGGTGAGGTGGTCGAGCGAAGCTCGGCGGAACTGCTGTTTGCAAACCCTCAACATGCCTATACGCGTCAATTGATCAACGCAGCGCCCATGCTGTGAGTTTTTCCGGAGAGGTTGAGCTTACAAGGCAGCCCAATTGTCTTCTGCCTTGGGTGAGGCTGGAATGGCCAGCTTCATACCGGGTTTGATGACTTTCTTTTGGCCCAGCCCGTTGATTGAAGCCAGGTCTTTTGTGTTCACGTCAAATCTTTCTGCAATTTCACCCAGTGTGTCCCCTTTCCGGACCGTGTACTGGCGAAGGGGTTTCGGGGCTTTGTAATGCGCCAAACCCGCTTGAATTTTCCGGGAATATTGAACGGGTACCAGCAGGCTGTTGCTGTATGCCGCATACAGTACGGGCTGGTTCAAACCTGGGTTCAGTTCCCGAATGACGCCAAGATCAACGCCCGCCATTCGCGCCACTTCGCGCAGATCAACATCTGCGTTACGCTTGATTTCTTCAAAATAAGGTTTGTTGGGAAATTCGGGCAAGGTCATGCCAAAACGCTGTGGGTCTTTAATCAGGTTTTTCAGGGCCTGAAGCTTGGGGATGTATTGCCTGGTTTCCTGCGGCAAATCCAGATTGGCCCAAGTCGGGGCAAGGCCCGCGTTCTGTGCTTTTTTCATGGCCTTGAGCACAGAACCCTCGCCCCAGTTGTAGGAGATCAGGGCAAGGTGCCAATCGCCGTGCATGTTGTACAGGTAGCCGAGGTAATCCAGTGCTGCGCGGGTCGAGGCTACAAGGTCTCGACGTTCATCCACCCATTTGTTCTGCCTCAGGGAGTATTGTCGCCCCGTGCTGGGAACAAATTGCCACAAGCCCACGGCGGCTGCTGAAGACCGGGCATGCGGGTTGAATTCACTTTCCACGAATGGAAGCAAGGCCAGCTCTGCGGGCATGCCGCGTTTGGCGCACTCTTGGGCAATGAAGTAGATATAGGGCTCGGACCGCTCCAGCAGTGCGTTCACCATTCGCGTGTTTTTCAGCAATGCCTGTTCGCGAACCCTGACGTGTCTGGATTCAAGGTCAGGGATTGCAAAGCTTTTGCGAATGTCGCTCCACACGTCTTCTTCAACCTTTTCGTCGAGTTGAAGTTTCAGTAACTCGGATGGCCCCGACATTTTCAGTACCAGTCCGGGGTCGGGTGAGGTCACGTTGAACAGGTCAAGTTGCTGGTTTGACGCATTCAGTGCAATTTGTTCGTGAGGGGCCATCGCCCAAGCGGCTGGCGAGGGTAGGGCAGTGCCCAAAAGGAGAGACCACGCGCACTGTTGCCAGCTAAAAAGGCTGAATCTGGTTTTTCGTTTGAATAAGTTCTTGGATAAAGTAGCAGTCAATGGTTGCTTGGCCCGAACGGGCTGAATGCCAGAGAAAAATGCATCCTATGACCAACTTTGAGTGGGGGTCAATTGAGGGTTAGGTCACGCCCCGTTGTAGTGATACCCACCGAGTTGTTTTATTCCAGCAAACCAGTGAAACCGGAAAAAACCAGCTGCTATTTCAAAAATTGTCTTTGGCTGTTCGGATTGATTTCAATTCTTCGGCACTTTTGGCATTCAAGAACAGGTTTGATAGTCGTTCGATTTCCAGCGTCGTGGGAATGGTGCTCAACCCTCGACTGCGAATTTCTTTAACCTCTTGTTCGCGAAGTACAAGAGCTTGCAATTCCGGCGCGTAAGCCCGAGCGAATCGGAGATTGGATTCTGTGTACTCGTGTGCGCAGTAAACCTGTGTTTGCGCAGGAAATTGACCGAGTTTTTGGAGGGAGGTGTGCATTTGTTCGGCGCTGCCCTCGAACAGCCTGCCGCAGCCTCCTGAAAACAGGGTGTCGCCAGGGAACATCCACACGGCGTCACTTTGCATGGTTTCCTTCAGTTCAATGAGATAGGCCAAGTGGTCGCTGGTGTGCCCCGGTACTTCCACTACACGGGCCACCAGGCAATGCACATCAACCGTATCCCCTTCACGGACTGGGCGGTTGACCTGGGGCACACGCCCAGTTGCGGGACCATACACAGGAATGTCTTTTCCGGTTAGTCTCAGTAATGCGTCTATGCCACCCACGTGATCCATGTGGTGATGAGTCACAAGAATGCCAGCCAGGTGATAGCCCTTCGCGTCCATGAAAGCTTGAACCGATTTTGCACAACCCGGGTCTATTACCATGCAGGCTTTGCTTGGCTCGTGCACAATGGCCCAAAGGTAGTTGTCCTGAAAGGCCGGAATGCCGTAAACCGACCAGTTTGAAACTTGAGAAGACTTGAATGATTCCATCTGAACCCCTGAACGACCTGAGACCACAACAGGCTCAAATGTTAGCACTGGATGCATGGCTTAGAACGCCGGCAGGCCAGTACTTCACCAGCCGTGAACAGGCCTGGATCGACAGCGTGGTGCCCGATCTGTTCGGTTTTCGGGCCGTGCAGCTGGGCACTCGCCTGGTAGATGGTTTGAAAGAAAGCCGCATTCCTCACCGGGCATATGTGCAACAAGGCCTGGTCGCCAGCAAACCGGATGGCCTGGAGGTGGTCAGTCCGGATTGTTTCGCAGAGTTTGAGGAACTGCCATTCGAGAGCCAGTCGCTGGACATGATTGTGTTGCCCCATGTGCTGGAGTTTTCGCAAGATCCACACCAGTTACTGCGTGAAGTGGAACGGGTGTTGATGCCCGAGGGCCGCGTGGTCATCACTGGCTTCAACCCCATGTCACTGTGGGGCCTGCGCCATGCTGCATTAAAGCGCTGGGCGCCTGTATGGCCGCAGGGTTGCGAACCCATTCACTTGAGCCGTCTGAAAGACTGGTTGAAACTTCTGTCTTGTGAGCCAGAGTTTGGCCGCTTTGGTTGTTACCGATTTCCCTCCTTCACTGAAAAAGGGCTCAGCCGCATGGGCTTCATGGAGCATGCGGGCGACAGGTGGTGGCCGGTGTGTGGTGGTGTGTACTATGTTTGCGCCGTGAAGCGGGTGCGTGGAATGCGCTTGATTGGGCCTGCGTTCAAGGACAAAAAAATGTCGGCACACCAACTGAAGCCTGTGGCCAATAAGGCCTTGAATAAAACACCTACAATAGGCGACCGTGGATAAGCCCGACAGGATTTGATTTTGACAGAACAGAGAATTGCCAGCGTGATCATGTACGCCGATGGGGCATGCAAGGGCAACCCGGGACCCGGTGGTTGGGGTGTTTATCTGCAATCCGGAGAGCATGCCAAAGAATTGTGCGGCGGCGAACTGAATACCACCAACAACCGCATGGAACTGACTGCCGTCATTGAAGGTTTGAACGCCTTGAAAAAACGCTGCAGCATCGACGTGTACACCGATTCGCAGTACGTGCGCAAAGGCGTGCTGGAATGGATGCCCAAGTGGAAACTGAACGGCTGGAAAACATCGGACAAAAAACCGGTGAAAAATTCGGATTTGTGGCAAACCCTGGATGCAGCCAGTGTGCGTCACCTGGTGCGCTGGCATTGGGTGAAAGGCCATTCCGGTAACCCCGGAAATGAAAAGGCCGATGCAT
The nucleotide sequence above comes from Limnobacter thiooxidans. Encoded proteins:
- a CDS encoding ABC transporter substrate-binding protein, which gives rise to MAYKAGKFTIATALCLSLAACGKAPNNPYVETAADQQTKTLYTAFTARPKHLDPAQSYTSDEAEFTYQVYEPLFQYHYLKRPYQLEPLAAAEMPVPVYLDAQGNALPEDAPIDSVKTSVYTIKLKPGIRYQPHPAFAKDGQGSFLYHQLGDDEARKFNSPMQFEVQATRELTAHDYVYEIKRLASSRIVSPILGHMGDYVVGLGELSKTLQEHDKALKAQIQKDTGSAFPPATSDLPWLDLRQFDLPGAKAIDDHTLEIRVNGKYPQFVYWLAMPFFAPIPWEADAFYSQKGFVENNLVLDWWPVGTGAYMLTENDPNSRMVLSRNPNHRGEPYPSEGEPEDVARGLLADAGKTMPFIDRVVFTREKEGIPYWNKFLQGYYDTSGVSADTFDQAIRASTDGDAALTPEMEEKGIRLETSLATSLFYLGFNWLDPVVGPGNTPEEARRAKLLRQAIAIAVDWEEFSQIFTNGRAMPAHGPVPPGLFGFEEGEAGYNTQVYNIVDGKPVRKPIEEALTLLKQAGYENGMDPKTRQPLTLALDTTGGGPGDKARFDWYRKQFAKLNMQLDIRATDWNRFQEKIRKGNAQLFFLGWNADYPDPENFLFLLYGPNSRAKTAGENASNYSNAQYDALFERMKTMPNNDERAEIISTMTDLVQDDVPWLFAFVPKQFGLIHDWHGNVKPNDLARNSIKYKTIDTTKRDAARNEWNKPDWWPIPVLLLALALFIWPAWAAWKRREQAIGIREELADVAGGHR
- a CDS encoding ABC transporter permease produces the protein MSSYLVRRVLYGLLVLLGVNLITFVLFFQVNSPDDMARMALGGKRVAQESVDQWKRERGYDLPLLYNSQAEGVGKLGETIFFQKSVPMFVGEFGSSDDGRNIAGEIAKRAGPSLALAVPVFILGLFLNIVLSLLLTFFRGTYLDLTGVVLCVLAMSISGLFYIIGGQYLFSKTLALVPISGYDASVEAWRFLILPVIIGVVSGLGGGTRWYRTIFLEEINKDYVRTARAKGLSEVQVLGRHVLRNGLIPILTGSVTVIPLLFMGSLISESFFGIPGLGSYTIEAIQSQDFGVVRAMVFIGSALYLVGLILTDIAYTIADPRVRLA
- a CDS encoding ABC transporter permease, coding for MMPTLLLTDALIWLLVFGLLAYARSVIKNPLSRASWGLVFQSKIASASLVVLLLAVVITLLDSVHLRLNSEQQSRYASPIISVLDVALGPLAYEREKSYSAPLATRALSKESMEVDGKPVRDYPRLKFGGVHLSDESNKAQDLLLRAYQGTLGGAVLWAFFLAALWVIRRAMAPAVAQNSIGVFTGSGAYQAVVWTLFVLCILGGVVSKWAEAYHVLGTDKVGVDVFYIALKGLRTAMLIGLLTTLLTLPVGIAMGLAAGYFRGWVDDVIQYIYTTLNSIPSVLLIAATVLMLQVALDANPDAFASSVEKADLRLFFLCAILGLTSWTGLARLIRGEVLKMREQDYILAARASGVSSVKILFSHLLPNLMHLILIAMVMDFSGLVLAEAVLSYVGVGVDPSTFSYGTMINAARLELSRDPVVWWSLVAAFVFMLLLVLSANLFADAVRDAFDPRARQLKQSLVRV
- a CDS encoding ABC transporter ATP-binding protein, with protein sequence MSLLDIHGLSTRLASEAGWVHALDDLSLAIEKGQTFALVGESGCGKSMTALSIARLLPDSGAIVAGRVCLGEGSSSTSTTSTDVLRISETAMRTLRGKRIAMIFQEPGTSLNPVMTVGDQLTEVICLHTGASKQQALQEAAQWLERVGIPEPAKRLQQYPFEMSGGQKQRVMIAMALSVKPDLLIADEPTTALDVSIQAQVLDLLKTLQREQGMAMLLITHDLAIVKQMADTVGLMYAGQLVEKASVAEFFARPRHPYAHALVKSLPSQAQRGHALYALEGRVPSLVNPKPGCRFEARCIHAQENCSVTTPELLQASETHTVRCFYHADLSFKKPGADAVPTVDSISSAAAAKVVLQTVSLSVAYPEKKGVFQKSFKPVLNKLDLTLLQGRTVALVGESGSGKTTAARALLGLLGSNAKVGGDVLMESRPLRQWAERGPHGWRSRIQFVFQDPFASLNPRHRIAEILEEPLISLRPDLDAPARQARIAKVIEQVSMPVEALARFPHEFSGGQRQRIAIARALVSEPKILICDEPTSALDVSVQAQILNLLKRLQNETGVAMLFITHNLAVVQYLADEVVVLRHGEVVERSSAELLFANPQHAYTRQLINAAPML
- a CDS encoding transglycosylase SLT domain-containing protein — encoded protein: MAPHEQIALNASNQQLDLFNVTSPDPGLVLKMSGPSELLKLQLDEKVEEDVWSDIRKSFAIPDLESRHVRVREQALLKNTRMVNALLERSEPYIYFIAQECAKRGMPAELALLPFVESEFNPHARSSAAAVGLWQFVPSTGRQYSLRQNKWVDERRDLVASTRAALDYLGYLYNMHGDWHLALISYNWGEGSVLKAMKKAQNAGLAPTWANLDLPQETRQYIPKLQALKNLIKDPQRFGMTLPEFPNKPYFEEIKRNADVDLREVARMAGVDLGVIRELNPGLNQPVLYAAYSNSLLVPVQYSRKIQAGLAHYKAPKPLRQYTVRKGDTLGEIAERFDVNTKDLASINGLGQKKVIKPGMKLAIPASPKAEDNWAAL
- the gloB gene encoding hydroxyacylglutathione hydrolase translates to MESFKSSQVSNWSVYGIPAFQDNYLWAIVHEPSKACMVIDPGCAKSVQAFMDAKGYHLAGILVTHHHMDHVGGIDALLRLTGKDIPVYGPATGRVPQVNRPVREGDTVDVHCLVARVVEVPGHTSDHLAYLIELKETMQSDAVWMFPGDTLFSGGCGRLFEGSAEQMHTSLQKLGQFPAQTQVYCAHEYTESNLRFARAYAPELQALVLREQEVKEIRSRGLSTIPTTLEIERLSNLFLNAKSAEELKSIRTAKDNF
- a CDS encoding class I SAM-dependent methyltransferase, with the translated sequence MIPSEPLNDLRPQQAQMLALDAWLRTPAGQYFTSREQAWIDSVVPDLFGFRAVQLGTRLVDGLKESRIPHRAYVQQGLVASKPDGLEVVSPDCFAEFEELPFESQSLDMIVLPHVLEFSQDPHQLLREVERVLMPEGRVVITGFNPMSLWGLRHAALKRWAPVWPQGCEPIHLSRLKDWLKLLSCEPEFGRFGCYRFPSFTEKGLSRMGFMEHAGDRWWPVCGGVYYVCAVKRVRGMRLIGPAFKDKKMSAHQLKPVANKALNKTPTIGDRG
- the rnhA gene encoding ribonuclease HI, which translates into the protein MASVIMYADGACKGNPGPGGWGVYLQSGEHAKELCGGELNTTNNRMELTAVIEGLNALKKRCSIDVYTDSQYVRKGVLEWMPKWKLNGWKTSDKKPVKNSDLWQTLDAASVRHLVRWHWVKGHSGNPGNEKADALANQGVEKAMAAKVD